The proteins below are encoded in one region of Leptotrichia sp. oral taxon 218:
- a CDS encoding homoserine dehydrogenase → MKVGIIGLGTVGEGVLKVLVNEKESIFEKSRAKVEVKYACDLNIDREFSFDFDKSILVNDYKKVLADPEIKIVVELIGGETLAKTIITEAFKAKKSVVTANKALIAKHGVELFQIAKENGVSFLFEAAVGGGIPIVTPLMESLVANTITEIRGIMNGTSNYILTKMKNDNLSFEEALRIASEKGYAEADPTYDVDGIDAGHKINILASLAYGGSIKFKDMQLKGIRDISTIDIFAASQLDSTIKLIASSKLLTETSAQISVEPTLVSNTRILAKVDDVYNAIETIGSYTDKTLFYGKGAGMDPTASAVVADIVKIVTRNHIESDYFFNSTKVFEIVDSNTVKSSYYIRVSDDFDIEKSPFEAENKIENYYIILADNISKNEIDEIIKDAKEKLVLKILK, encoded by the coding sequence ATGAAAGTAGGAATTATTGGACTTGGAACAGTTGGTGAAGGAGTACTTAAAGTGCTCGTAAACGAAAAAGAGAGCATTTTTGAAAAATCAAGAGCTAAAGTTGAAGTAAAGTATGCGTGTGATTTGAATATTGATCGTGAATTTTCTTTTGACTTTGATAAAAGTATTTTAGTAAATGACTACAAAAAAGTACTTGCAGATCCAGAAATTAAAATAGTTGTGGAACTAATAGGTGGAGAAACACTTGCTAAAACAATTATCACAGAAGCGTTTAAAGCAAAAAAAAGCGTAGTTACTGCAAATAAAGCGCTAATTGCAAAACACGGAGTTGAACTATTCCAAATCGCTAAAGAAAATGGAGTGTCATTTTTATTCGAAGCGGCAGTTGGTGGAGGAATACCAATTGTAACACCACTTATGGAAAGCCTTGTTGCAAATACAATTACAGAAATTCGTGGAATAATGAACGGAACTTCAAATTATATTTTGACAAAAATGAAAAATGACAATTTATCATTTGAAGAAGCACTAAGAATCGCATCTGAAAAAGGATATGCCGAAGCTGATCCAACTTACGATGTAGACGGAATTGACGCTGGACATAAAATAAATATTCTAGCTTCTCTTGCTTATGGTGGTTCAATCAAATTTAAAGATATGCAGCTTAAAGGAATAAGAGATATAAGCACAATTGATATTTTTGCTGCAAGTCAATTAGATTCAACAATTAAATTAATTGCTTCATCAAAATTATTGACAGAAACTTCTGCTCAAATTTCAGTGGAACCAACATTAGTTTCAAATACTAGAATTTTGGCAAAAGTTGACGATGTTTACAACGCTATTGAAACAATAGGTTCATATACTGACAAGACATTATTTTATGGAAAAGGTGCTGGAATGGATCCGACAGCTTCAGCAGTAGTTGCTGATATTGTAAAAATTGTGACAAGAAATCACATTGAATCAGACTATTTCTTTAATTCAACAAAAGTTTTTGAAATTGTTGATTCAAATACAGTAAAAAGTTCTTATTATATAAGAGTTTCTGATGATTTTGATATTGAAAAATCACCTTTTGAAGCGGAAAATAAAATAGAAAATTATTATATTATTTTGGCTGATAATATTTCAAAAAATGAAATAGATGAAATTATTAAAGATGCTAAAGAAAAATTAGTATTAAAAATATTAAAATAA
- a CDS encoding tetratricopeptide repeat protein, which yields MLETLIFREIRYNDNNEELLKESLEKLKSDPNDVKTLQTLASTYHALKENNKAIEIYEKLIKLQPKNHEIWAFLGYLYYENEDFGKACKNLEKALDLCPIEPFVLFLLGNIYSRKGEITKAVDCYEMAIFFDFDMYIAHIDFARKYEHMGRHKKALDEYKAAYDIDSRDEGLAEKIEYLENKYKKYLNDEKIS from the coding sequence ATGTTAGAGACTTTGATTTTTAGAGAAATAAGATATAATGATAATAACGAAGAATTGCTTAAAGAAAGTTTAGAAAAGTTAAAAAGTGATCCAAATGATGTTAAAACATTACAAACACTAGCTTCGACATATCACGCCTTAAAAGAAAATAACAAAGCTATCGAAATTTATGAAAAATTGATAAAATTACAGCCAAAAAATCATGAAATTTGGGCATTTTTAGGATATTTATACTACGAAAATGAAGATTTTGGCAAGGCTTGTAAAAATTTGGAAAAGGCACTGGATTTATGTCCAATAGAGCCGTTTGTTTTATTTTTACTAGGAAATATTTATTCGAGAAAAGGGGAAATAACAAAAGCTGTGGATTGCTATGAAATGGCAATTTTCTTTGATTTTGACATGTATATAGCACACATTGATTTTGCAAGAAAATATGAACATATGGGAAGACATAAGAAGGCACTTGACGAATATAAGGCAGCTTATGATATTGACTCGAGAGATGAAGGGTTAGCTGAGAAAATTGAATATTTAGAAAATAAATATAAAAAATATTTGAACGATGAAAAAATTAGTTAA
- a CDS encoding ATP-binding protein: protein MINLHCDAIIPDGPMKEVGEIEKSITTTYKKTIWSKFLKAVDDFDLVKDGDKIAIGVSGGKDSLLLAKLFHELKKDKRRNFEFKAVSLNPGFREEDLNNFKSNLEKLNIDCEIITTNIWEIANEKAKDYPCFLCAKMRRGILYTKVEEMGFNKLTLGHHFDDVIETTLINMFYAGTLKTMTPKVLSTSGKLELIRPLIYVKESDIIDYTKTNGIRAMNCGCTIEAGKTSSKRKEIKNMLAELEEKNPGIKQSVFNSMKNINLDYVFGYTSKNKK from the coding sequence ATGATAAATTTACATTGTGATGCAATTATTCCTGACGGACCTATGAAAGAAGTTGGTGAAATTGAAAAAAGCATAACTACAACATATAAAAAAACTATTTGGTCAAAATTTTTAAAAGCTGTGGATGATTTTGACTTAGTCAAAGATGGCGACAAAATTGCAATTGGAGTTTCGGGTGGAAAAGACAGTTTGCTTTTGGCAAAATTATTTCACGAATTGAAAAAAGATAAAAGAAGAAATTTTGAATTTAAAGCGGTTAGCTTAAATCCAGGATTTAGAGAAGAAGATTTAAATAATTTTAAAAGTAATTTAGAAAAATTAAATATTGACTGCGAAATTATAACGACAAACATTTGGGAAATAGCCAATGAAAAGGCAAAGGATTATCCGTGCTTTTTATGTGCAAAAATGCGGCGTGGAATACTTTACACAAAAGTCGAAGAAATGGGATTTAATAAACTTACATTGGGACATCATTTTGATGATGTCATCGAAACAACTCTAATAAATATGTTTTATGCGGGAACACTAAAGACGATGACTCCAAAAGTTTTATCGACTTCGGGGAAATTAGAACTTATAAGACCATTAATTTATGTCAAGGAAAGTGACATAATTGATTACACAAAAACAAATGGAATTAGAGCAATGAATTGCGGCTGCACGATTGAAGCTGGAAAAACTTCGAGCAAGAGAAAAGAAATAAAAAATATGTTGGCAGAACTTGAAGAAAAAAATCCAGGAATCAAACAAAGTGTTTTTAATTCAATGAAAAATATAAATTTAGATTATGTCTTCGGATATACTTCAAAAAATAAAAAATAG
- the rplS gene encoding 50S ribosomal protein L19 has protein sequence MKEKLIELVEKSYLKSDVPQFKSGDTVAVHYKVKEGNKERIQVFEGVVIRVSGGSVAKNFTVRKISSGIGVERIIPLNSPLIEKIEVKRIGKVRRSKLYYLRNLSGKAARIKEIRK, from the coding sequence TTGAAAGAGAAATTAATCGAATTAGTAGAAAAATCTTATTTAAAATCAGATGTACCTCAATTTAAATCTGGGGATACAGTGGCAGTACACTACAAAGTAAAAGAAGGAAATAAAGAAAGAATACAGGTTTTTGAAGGTGTAGTAATCAGAGTAAGTGGAGGAAGCGTTGCTAAAAACTTCACAGTTAGAAAAATATCTTCTGGAATCGGTGTAGAAAGAATCATTCCTTTAAATTCACCATTAATTGAAAAAATCGAAGTTAAGAGAATTGGTAAAGTAAGAAGATCTAAATTGTACTATTTAAGAAACTTATCAGGAAAAGCTGCTAGAATTAAAGAAATTAGAAAATAG
- the lepB gene encoding signal peptidase I produces the protein MSFLRKKEDDILKNIDLEENNNLFLGNILTVISLVVTAVFFSIIDKTPDNVIKIKVFGIYGVFILNLIFYVLREQHEWIFLGNLVMLFLGKAMFNILDVKYYIYLAINVVLSLLLVYFLRKPAKEEITEQSILKEMTQNNKDLEKIFTEAKIKNESTQEIIKKIFKDENLTAEEVVSREKRKRSSLGRAFTRITNSILAIILVLLIQMFYLGNYVIPTGSMEPTIAVKDRVFANMIKYRFEAPKVGQIIAFKEPVTNKMMYTKRIVGASGNTLQISKGKVDLKTFMMANVDNQPIYPDASQFSDKKAFEEAVKKYYADTKAFNSLKVANVGGEMLINGEKSQVLAKVKPEKNYLPEGLMGNNKIYIPKKGDKVKLDKIIAISKSEYMTIYNERSFDIDWEKFSFGENYKTMSGKEFLEKIKMAKNFKDIIGNDDSNSTENYYTFLLKVEGRPEMVMPIMDFKYDDALFTRLLNGETITLDKDYYMAMGDNTANSLDTRYFGLVAKNRIKGELLLRWWPLNRIGLM, from the coding sequence ATGAGCTTTTTGAGAAAAAAAGAAGACGATATACTTAAAAATATTGATTTGGAAGAAAATAACAACCTTTTTTTGGGGAATATTTTGACAGTTATAAGTTTAGTTGTGACCGCCGTGTTTTTTTCAATTATTGACAAAACTCCTGACAATGTCATTAAAATAAAAGTTTTTGGAATTTATGGAGTTTTTATCTTAAATTTAATTTTTTATGTTTTGAGAGAACAGCATGAATGGATTTTTTTAGGAAATTTAGTTATGTTGTTCTTGGGAAAAGCGATGTTTAATATTTTGGATGTGAAATATTATATTTATCTTGCGATAAATGTCGTGTTGTCGCTATTGCTTGTCTATTTTTTGAGAAAACCAGCGAAAGAGGAAATAACGGAGCAGTCAATTTTGAAAGAAATGACTCAAAATAACAAAGATTTGGAAAAAATATTTACTGAAGCGAAAATTAAAAATGAATCAACACAGGAAATTATAAAAAAAATATTTAAAGATGAAAATCTTACGGCAGAAGAAGTTGTATCAAGAGAAAAAAGAAAAAGAAGTTCACTTGGAAGAGCTTTTACAAGAATTACAAATTCAATTCTTGCAATTATTCTTGTACTTTTGATTCAGATGTTTTATCTTGGAAACTATGTTATTCCAACAGGTTCGATGGAGCCGACAATTGCTGTAAAAGACAGGGTTTTTGCAAATATGATAAAATATAGATTTGAAGCACCTAAAGTTGGACAGATTATTGCGTTTAAAGAGCCAGTGACTAACAAGATGATGTATACCAAAAGAATAGTTGGTGCATCTGGAAATACTCTTCAAATTTCAAAAGGAAAAGTTGATTTAAAGACATTTATGATGGCAAATGTTGACAATCAGCCGATTTATCCTGATGCTTCGCAATTTTCAGACAAAAAGGCATTTGAAGAAGCTGTAAAAAAATATTATGCGGATACAAAGGCGTTTAATAGCTTAAAAGTGGCTAATGTCGGAGGAGAAATGCTTATAAACGGGGAGAAATCACAAGTTTTGGCCAAAGTTAAACCTGAGAAAAATTATCTTCCTGAAGGACTTATGGGAAATAACAAAATTTATATCCCTAAAAAAGGTGACAAAGTTAAATTAGATAAAATTATAGCAATTTCAAAATCTGAATATATGACAATTTATAATGAGAGAAGTTTTGACATTGACTGGGAAAAATTCAGTTTTGGGGAAAATTATAAAACTATGAGCGGAAAAGAATTTTTGGAAAAAATAAAAATGGCTAAAAACTTTAAAGATATAATTGGAAATGATGATTCAAACAGCACTGAAAATTATTATACTTTCTTATTGAAAGTGGAAGGAAGACCAGAAATGGTTATGCCTATTATGGACTTTAAATATGATGATGCGCTGTTTACAAGACTGTTAAATGGTGAAACTATAACGCTTGATAAGGATTATTACATGGCTATGGGAGATAATACGGCAAACAGTTTGGATACAAGATATTTTGGGTTGGTTGCAAAAAATCGTATAAAAGGTGAGCTGCTTCTTAGATGGTGGCCATTAAACAGAATAGGACTTATGTAA
- a CDS encoding GNAT family N-acetyltransferase: MKILKDLVKIHNENFEKKVKTEYFSEMILSKQYAIYCLFDFMDEKENKIFEISEIKNLVFEKKIKKILGYIAFYGTIESTDIFEIAILKSCQNKGFGKILLENSIKKLFFSKIKNNVSCDINFFGEEIFLEVCEKNLFAIKLYEKTGFEKISVRKNYYGQNKNAIIMMLKIKL, translated from the coding sequence ATGAAAATATTGAAAGATTTGGTAAAAATTCATAATGAAAATTTTGAAAAAAAAGTAAAGACCGAATATTTTTCTGAGATGATATTGAGTAAGCAGTATGCTATATACTGCTTATTTGATTTTATGGATGAAAAAGAAAATAAAATTTTTGAAATTTCTGAAATTAAAAATTTAGTCTTTGAAAAAAAAATAAAAAAAATTTTGGGTTACATCGCATTTTATGGTACAATAGAGAGCACGGATATATTTGAAATTGCCATTTTGAAAAGCTGCCAAAATAAAGGATTTGGGAAAATACTTTTGGAAAATTCAATAAAAAAGCTGTTTTTCTCAAAAATAAAAAATAATGTTTCTTGTGATATAAATTTTTTTGGAGAAGAAATTTTTCTGGAAGTTTGCGAAAAAAATCTTTTTGCAATAAAATTATATGAGAAAACGGGTTTTGAAAAAATATCTGTACGAAAAAATTATTATGGACAAAACAAAAATGCAATAATAATGATGTTAAAGATAAAATTGTAA